The following are encoded in a window of Lichenicola cladoniae genomic DNA:
- a CDS encoding GumC family protein — protein MPSKMLAPNSIPLSDFSWRAESPLLATETSIPRDIYRVVARHKYVFAATLLLVTASSVVVAKYLPGQYTSSSTVVIETSQPEAVTLNEMLTDTRADAEAIATELEILYSREFIEQVANRLKLVDNPEFNPALRHGLLEAMPTALFGYRLPASWAAARPVAPGHRAMNDVVASIKNHLVVGPLGRARAIRIAFTSGDPRTAAAIVNTMADLYMAEHGRIRDEQTRLANSWIDQRLLVLKNKADASSAAVGLYKTQHGLLRSRDSLLVEQEVGEVSTQLTAAQARQTDAAVALADASRAGPQQVSTVLNSPVIQQLRAQEARLTVENAELSSQLGDAHPIEIGIDARIRDIRSQIAAETSRLIHSLQSANEMASASRAATAARMAEARLHVEQADTLQTGLQAKEREAAVDSAFYQTFLTRSKETDPQFNFPRINVRVLSWAVPTDRPSSPNRSLIVLAGLVLGLIMASAAVALREMLAKGLRTPESFERLLGFSPLGIVPFLRRHSEQRQQETLQDAAAVLWARLAGSQDGKLPRSVLVTSAVPREGKTTCSRLLGMAAAERGQRVLIVDADLYRSSLTTTVGQHAGAAGLADIIRGDVTMNDAAIKHLPNLDIITAGRADRAPIRLLTQMPFDRFMAQAEAEYDLVILDSPPMLVSSDAGLLASSVEATLLLVRWGHTPASAIKAALRQLSDIRARGLQVVVSQVDLAKHAKYGDATSQAMLRHGRKYHQLLGLAAR, from the coding sequence ATGCCATCCAAGATGCTCGCGCCGAACTCCATACCGCTCTCGGATTTTTCGTGGCGTGCGGAGTCACCGCTTCTGGCAACCGAGACCAGCATCCCGCGCGACATCTATCGCGTCGTGGCACGGCACAAGTACGTGTTCGCGGCCACGCTGCTGCTGGTTACGGCTAGCAGCGTCGTCGTCGCGAAGTATCTGCCGGGACAATATACATCCTCCAGCACCGTCGTGATCGAGACCAGCCAGCCGGAGGCGGTCACGCTGAACGAGATGCTGACCGACACCAGAGCGGACGCGGAAGCGATCGCCACCGAGCTCGAGATACTGTATTCGCGCGAGTTCATCGAGCAGGTCGCCAACCGGCTGAAGCTGGTCGATAATCCTGAGTTCAATCCGGCCCTTCGCCACGGCCTGCTCGAGGCGATGCCGACCGCCCTGTTCGGCTACAGGCTTCCTGCCTCCTGGGCAGCTGCGCGTCCCGTCGCACCGGGCCACCGGGCGATGAACGACGTGGTTGCGTCCATCAAGAATCACCTCGTGGTCGGCCCGCTCGGCCGGGCTCGTGCGATCCGCATCGCCTTCACCTCGGGCGATCCTCGTACCGCCGCTGCGATCGTCAACACGATGGCCGACCTCTACATGGCCGAGCATGGGCGGATCCGTGACGAGCAGACCCGCCTGGCAAACAGCTGGATCGACCAGCGGCTCCTCGTGCTCAAGAACAAGGCCGACGCGTCATCGGCGGCGGTCGGGTTGTACAAGACCCAGCATGGGTTGCTTCGCAGCCGAGACTCGCTGCTCGTCGAGCAGGAAGTGGGCGAAGTCAGCACCCAGCTCACCGCGGCCCAAGCCCGGCAGACCGATGCCGCGGTCGCGCTGGCCGATGCGAGCCGTGCCGGACCGCAACAGGTTTCCACCGTCCTGAACTCCCCGGTGATCCAGCAGCTTCGGGCGCAGGAAGCGCGGCTCACCGTGGAGAATGCCGAACTCAGTTCGCAGCTGGGCGATGCGCATCCGATCGAGATCGGGATCGATGCCCGGATCCGCGACATCCGATCGCAGATCGCCGCCGAGACGAGCCGGCTGATCCATAGCCTGCAGAGCGCCAATGAAATGGCGTCGGCAAGCCGGGCCGCCACGGCGGCACGCATGGCCGAGGCCCGTCTGCACGTCGAGCAGGCCGACACGCTCCAGACCGGGCTGCAGGCCAAGGAGCGCGAGGCCGCGGTGGACAGCGCCTTCTACCAGACCTTCCTGACGCGCTCCAAAGAGACCGATCCCCAGTTCAACTTCCCCCGCATCAATGTGCGGGTGCTGTCCTGGGCTGTTCCCACGGACCGTCCGTCATCCCCCAATCGCAGCCTGATCGTGCTGGCCGGACTGGTGCTCGGGCTCATCATGGCCTCGGCGGCGGTCGCCCTGCGTGAGATGCTGGCGAAAGGCCTGAGGACACCGGAGAGCTTCGAGCGGCTGCTCGGCTTCAGCCCGCTCGGCATCGTCCCCTTTCTGCGGCGGCACTCCGAGCAACGGCAGCAGGAGACGCTGCAGGATGCTGCGGCAGTGCTCTGGGCGCGTCTCGCCGGGTCGCAGGACGGCAAGCTTCCGCGCAGCGTTCTGGTGACGTCCGCGGTGCCGCGTGAAGGCAAGACGACCTGCTCGCGGCTGCTGGGAATGGCCGCCGCCGAACGCGGCCAGCGCGTGTTGATCGTCGATGCCGACCTGTACCGGTCCTCGCTCACCACGACGGTCGGCCAGCACGCCGGCGCCGCCGGGCTCGCAGACATCATCCGCGGCGATGTCACGATGAACGATGCGGCAATCAAGCATCTTCCAAACCTCGACATCATTACCGCCGGACGTGCGGACAGGGCGCCGATCCGGTTGCTGACGCAGATGCCCTTCGACCGCTTCATGGCGCAGGCCGAGGCGGAGTACGACCTGGTGATCCTCGACTCCCCACCGATGCTGGTCAGTTCCGATGCCGGGCTGCTGGCGTCCAGTGTGGAAGCCACCTTGTTGCTGGTCCGCTGGGGTCACACTCCTGCGTCGGCGATCAAGGCGGCACTCCGGCAACTCTCGGATATCCGGGCACGTGGCCTGCAGGTGGTGGTCTCGCAGGTCGACCTGGCCAAGCATGCCAAATATGGCGATGCCACGTCCCAGGCGATGCTGCGGCATGGCCGGAAGTATCATCAGCTCCTTGGACTCGCCGCGCGATGA
- a CDS encoding WecB/TagA/CpsF family glycosyltransferase: MLDIITTQTASGSVSGLRRTRTLGLPVDATFDTTGVLDAVARNLASRTPYLVTFVNPSSCAVATSRPGYADRLAAFDAVLPDGSGLSLAVRLIHHIPAARISFDTTSLAPKLLGLAEQYGYTVALVGGEPGSAEQAMQRLADAFPMLRFVGAFHGYGDTDVRTRKLVALDPDIVICGMGSDHQEKMLLALKGAGWTGCGFTCGGYLDQLNGGMDYYPAWIDRLNLRWAYRLAKEPRRLWRRYLLDYPPFVVAVVLAACQMSLRRRSDRLTEIRPSQSIELPSRDAIGTGAIP; encoded by the coding sequence ATGTTGGACATCATAACAACGCAGACCGCATCGGGTTCCGTGTCCGGCCTGCGTCGAACGCGGACCCTCGGTTTACCGGTCGACGCGACCTTTGATACAACAGGCGTTCTCGATGCCGTCGCGCGCAATCTCGCTTCGCGAACGCCGTATCTGGTCACGTTCGTCAATCCGTCCTCGTGCGCAGTCGCAACCAGCCGGCCAGGTTATGCCGACCGGCTTGCCGCGTTCGATGCGGTCCTTCCCGACGGATCAGGGCTGAGCCTTGCCGTCCGGCTGATCCACCATATCCCGGCGGCCAGGATAAGCTTCGACACGACGTCCCTCGCTCCGAAGCTGCTCGGTCTGGCCGAGCAGTACGGCTATACCGTAGCGCTCGTCGGCGGAGAGCCGGGTTCGGCGGAACAGGCGATGCAGCGGCTCGCCGACGCGTTTCCAATGCTCCGGTTCGTCGGTGCATTCCACGGCTACGGCGACACCGATGTCAGGACGCGGAAGCTGGTCGCGCTCGATCCGGACATCGTCATCTGCGGGATGGGGTCGGATCACCAGGAGAAGATGCTGCTCGCTCTCAAGGGCGCGGGTTGGACGGGCTGCGGCTTTACCTGTGGCGGATATCTCGACCAGCTGAACGGCGGAATGGACTATTATCCGGCCTGGATCGACAGGCTGAACCTTCGCTGGGCCTACCGGCTTGCGAAGGAGCCTCGGCGCCTGTGGCGCCGTTACCTTCTGGACTACCCACCCTTTGTCGTGGCTGTCGTCCTCGCGGCCTGTCAAATGTCGTTGCGTAGAAGGTCCGATCGCCTCACGGAGATCAGGCCATCCCAGTCAATCGAGTTGCCATCGAGGGACGCAATAGGAACCGGAGCAATACCCTGA
- a CDS encoding glycosyltransferase family 2 protein, producing MLTGLRALTNRLPPGQGRQCRAFLCVRDEADRLPYLLSYYRSLGVQWFFIIDDRSTDSSADYLRVQPDCSVFTTSADFGGANFGMDWINTLLEAYGPGHWCLFVDADELLVYPNVEKLPLPKLCDYLERNGYEGVFAFMLDMYSPVPVSEAVYLRGERFNDVCPLFDVDYRFRPRLKRPFGAAPFPPSEVVGGPRLRQFYPRFARSGAYGYAVPRGLKKLRDSRIGRALAMQSWLGGTTSPPLLSKMPLILGAPGRRWISNHKTTPLRLAPITGVLLHYKFFSDFHGRVIKALEQGQHFDGGSEYGRYASALKGDPNLCFAHPESRRYRSSVDLTRPGLLRTSSDYETFCSEQPVLPGYDPALGDAAEPVVAKSLAE from the coding sequence ATGCTGACCGGTCTACGCGCCCTGACAAATCGGCTGCCTCCCGGGCAGGGGCGGCAATGCCGCGCCTTCCTGTGCGTGCGGGACGAGGCCGATCGTCTGCCCTACCTGCTGTCGTACTACCGCTCGCTCGGCGTGCAGTGGTTCTTCATCATCGATGACCGCTCGACCGATTCCAGCGCCGACTACCTGCGTGTCCAGCCGGACTGCTCGGTCTTCACGACCAGCGCGGATTTCGGCGGCGCCAACTTCGGAATGGACTGGATCAACACGCTGCTGGAAGCCTACGGCCCCGGCCATTGGTGCCTGTTCGTGGATGCGGACGAGCTGCTGGTCTATCCGAACGTGGAGAAGCTGCCGCTTCCGAAGCTGTGCGACTATCTCGAACGCAACGGCTATGAAGGCGTCTTCGCCTTCATGCTGGACATGTATTCGCCTGTTCCCGTGTCGGAGGCCGTCTATCTCCGGGGCGAACGCTTCAACGACGTGTGCCCGCTGTTCGATGTCGATTACCGGTTCCGCCCCAGGTTGAAGCGGCCGTTCGGCGCAGCGCCGTTTCCGCCCTCCGAGGTCGTCGGCGGTCCCCGCCTCCGGCAGTTCTATCCGCGGTTCGCCAGGTCCGGGGCCTACGGCTATGCCGTGCCGCGTGGCCTGAAGAAGCTGCGCGACAGCCGGATCGGGCGCGCCCTGGCGATGCAAAGCTGGCTCGGCGGAACCACGTCGCCGCCGCTGCTGTCCAAGATGCCGCTCATTCTCGGGGCGCCCGGCCGGCGCTGGATCAGCAACCACAAGACGACCCCGCTGCGGCTTGCGCCGATCACCGGCGTGTTGCTGCACTACAAGTTCTTTTCCGATTTCCATGGGCGGGTCATCAAGGCTCTGGAACAGGGCCAGCATTTCGATGGCGGTTCCGAATACGGCCGCTATGCGTCGGCGCTCAAGGGCGATCCGAACCTGTGCTTTGCCCATCCCGAAAGCCGCCGCTACCGGTCGAGCGTGGACCTGACCAGGCCGGGGCTGCTCCGCACCTCCAGCGACTACGAAACGTTCTGCTCGGAACAGCCGGTGTTGCCGGGCTACGATCCGGCCCTCGGCGACGCGGCCGAACCTGTCGTCGCCAAGAGCCTAGCCGAGTGA
- a CDS encoding glycoside hydrolase family 5 protein: MAFASVVATLVLGLAASAEPGRAATANTIPAPLTCLADTPTAVRPALDSIPKSRRDRLSRGVNMTDLFVDGSEPDLPGVFARLRRSGVRHIRVPVSPLVFAPVPPAWQAAVLRRLDSTVCAAVAADLGVIIDLHPFENLQPEGGTTEQIATRLKLVWRQLAARYATASPDHVFFEMLNEPKLPDGVQWAAMQADILQAIRSVAPANTVIATASPWSTAAALSALPPLADRNVAYTFHFYTPMIFTHQAASWSVPSYGTIRSLEFPAKAGNVAAVAAGTDPSLRSQLAWYGDNFHDAGLMTGEIDLAAAWSRTNSAVVVSTEFGVFNNATPRDARAKWLGIVRAKLESAGMGWTVWEYKGGWGIDHDLVEGCGASNSAATSLRLCRS, translated from the coding sequence ATGGCGTTTGCCTCGGTCGTCGCCACGCTGGTCCTCGGTCTTGCCGCTTCGGCCGAACCGGGCCGGGCTGCCACGGCGAATACCATCCCGGCGCCGCTGACCTGCCTCGCCGACACGCCCACCGCTGTCCGGCCGGCGCTCGACAGCATTCCGAAGTCCCGCCGCGACCGTCTCTCCCGGGGCGTCAACATGACCGACCTGTTCGTCGATGGGAGCGAGCCGGATCTGCCGGGCGTGTTCGCGCGTCTCCGGCGCAGCGGGGTGAGGCATATCCGCGTCCCTGTCTCCCCGCTGGTGTTCGCCCCGGTGCCCCCGGCTTGGCAGGCTGCGGTGCTGAGGCGCCTCGACAGTACCGTCTGTGCCGCGGTCGCCGCCGACCTCGGGGTGATCATCGACCTGCATCCGTTCGAGAACCTGCAGCCCGAAGGCGGGACGACCGAGCAGATCGCCACGCGGCTCAAGCTCGTCTGGCGCCAGCTCGCTGCGCGCTACGCGACCGCCTCGCCGGACCATGTTTTCTTCGAAATGCTGAACGAGCCGAAGCTGCCCGACGGCGTACAGTGGGCGGCGATGCAGGCGGATATTCTGCAGGCAATCCGCTCGGTCGCGCCGGCAAACACGGTAATTGCGACGGCGAGCCCCTGGAGCACTGCGGCGGCGCTGTCTGCCCTTCCGCCACTTGCCGACCGTAACGTTGCCTACACGTTCCATTTCTATACGCCGATGATCTTCACGCATCAGGCGGCGTCCTGGTCGGTGCCGAGCTACGGGACCATCCGGTCGCTGGAGTTTCCGGCGAAGGCAGGTAACGTCGCCGCGGTTGCGGCCGGCACGGACCCTTCGCTCCGGTCCCAACTTGCCTGGTATGGCGACAATTTCCACGATGCCGGGCTGATGACCGGGGAGATCGACCTCGCCGCCGCATGGAGCCGGACCAACAGCGCGGTCGTGGTCTCGACCGAGTTCGGCGTGTTCAACAACGCCACTCCGCGCGATGCACGTGCGAAATGGCTGGGCATCGTGCGCGCCAAGCTGGAAAGTGCCGGGATGGGCTGGACCGTCTGGGAATATAAAGGCGGCTGGGGGATCGACCACGATCTCGTCGAGGGCTGTGGTGCTTCGAACTCGGCTGCGACATCGCTTCGCCTCTGCCGGTCCTGA
- a CDS encoding ribose-phosphate pyrophosphokinase: MKIVAGNGNIPLAQAVASALELPLTKAIVRRFADMEIFVEIQENVRGQDVFVIQSTSYPANDNLMELLIMLDALRRGSARRITAVIPYFGYARQDRKSSPRSPISAKLVANLLTEAGANRILTLDLHASQIQGFFDIPVDNLYAAPLFAEDAKKRFLTREMMIVSPDVGGVIRARELARRLETDLAIIDKRRERAGVSEVMNVIGDVYGRDCILVDDICDSGGTLCNAAAALQRNGARSINAYITHGVLSAGAVERVASSVFSMMTITDSIVATEATRTASNIRQATIAPLLAEAMRRIADESSVSSLFD; this comes from the coding sequence ATGAAGATCGTCGCAGGCAACGGAAATATCCCTCTTGCCCAGGCCGTGGCTTCCGCGCTGGAGCTTCCACTGACCAAGGCGATCGTCCGGCGGTTCGCCGACATGGAGATATTCGTCGAGATCCAGGAAAACGTCCGTGGCCAGGATGTCTTCGTGATCCAGAGCACGTCCTATCCGGCGAACGACAACCTGATGGAACTGCTGATCATGCTGGACGCGCTCAGGCGTGGCTCGGCGCGCAGGATCACGGCGGTCATTCCGTATTTCGGATATGCCAGGCAGGACAGGAAGTCGTCGCCGCGCAGTCCGATCAGCGCGAAGCTGGTCGCGAACCTGCTGACCGAGGCAGGCGCAAACCGGATCCTGACGCTGGACCTGCATGCCAGCCAGATCCAGGGCTTCTTCGATATCCCGGTCGACAACCTCTATGCGGCGCCGCTGTTTGCCGAAGACGCCAAGAAACGCTTTCTCACGCGCGAGATGATGATCGTGTCGCCCGATGTCGGCGGTGTGATTCGGGCCCGGGAGCTCGCGCGACGACTGGAAACCGATCTCGCGATCATCGACAAGCGTCGGGAGCGGGCGGGAGTGTCCGAGGTGATGAACGTCATCGGCGACGTTTACGGCCGGGACTGCATCCTGGTCGACGATATCTGCGACAGCGGCGGAACACTCTGCAACGCGGCGGCGGCATTGCAACGCAACGGTGCAAGATCCATCAATGCCTATATCACCCACGGCGTCCTGTCCGCGGGTGCTGTCGAACGGGTGGCGTCCTCGGTGTTCAGCATGATGACCATCACCGACAGCATCGTCGCGACGGAAGCCACCCGGACGGCGTCGAACATCAGGCAGGCAACGATCGCGCCACTGCTTGCAGAGGCCATGCGTCGCATCGCCGACGAGAGCTCGGTCAGTTCGCTGTTCGACTAG
- a CDS encoding lipopolysaccharide biosynthesis protein: MQSIVAPERPAAKLWLKATRQYGWLMADQAVFALTNLVLNVLFAHWLTPVEYGRFGITFSGFILLSVLHWYVVVEPLLVESARIAPDRLRSYITTLVRAHLILLAVASVLGALAWLTGTLLGRPDLGLGVATAIGCGCALLTLATARRLCLAFLTAAISALVGLLYLFAATATAWVLYFAGAISWFALWVVMSGWSLVCATIICAILLSRTVPGRPYRMAELVRATSPFVPWGSASAGFSWVRSDGIYVVLALFQGLASVAGTRAVVTLNAPVVQLNSALMATWIVDFGRRGRGSTRALRRTVLQRALFYAAAALPIVVLAGFVAGPVMHLVFRGKFDAGAWLMPVFLLSYALNGIEGMLTSAMKASGIFRDAYLPHMVGSVGVGIAALALIPRAGAPGAAAAVLTGAIAGLAAAAFLFARECRRNV, from the coding sequence ATGCAGTCCATCGTCGCGCCCGAGCGGCCGGCGGCCAAGCTGTGGCTGAAGGCGACGCGCCAGTATGGCTGGCTGATGGCCGACCAGGCAGTGTTCGCCCTGACCAACCTGGTTCTCAACGTGCTGTTCGCGCACTGGCTCACGCCGGTCGAGTACGGTCGCTTCGGCATCACCTTCTCCGGCTTCATCCTGCTCAGCGTCCTGCACTGGTATGTCGTCGTCGAGCCGCTGCTGGTCGAATCCGCACGGATCGCACCGGATCGGCTCCGGTCCTACATCACCACCCTGGTCCGGGCGCATCTCATCCTCCTGGCCGTTGCATCGGTCCTGGGCGCGCTCGCCTGGCTGACCGGCACGCTGCTCGGCCGGCCCGATCTCGGCCTCGGCGTCGCCACCGCGATCGGCTGCGGCTGCGCGCTGCTGACCCTGGCGACCGCGCGTCGCCTGTGCCTGGCCTTCCTGACCGCGGCGATCTCGGCGCTGGTCGGATTGCTCTATCTTTTTGCGGCAACGGCGACCGCCTGGGTGTTGTATTTCGCCGGCGCGATCAGCTGGTTCGCCCTCTGGGTGGTGATGAGCGGCTGGAGCCTGGTCTGCGCGACGATCATCTGCGCGATCCTGCTGTCGAGGACCGTACCGGGTCGCCCGTACCGGATGGCGGAGTTGGTCCGTGCGACGTCGCCGTTCGTGCCCTGGGGCAGCGCATCCGCCGGGTTTTCCTGGGTACGCTCGGACGGGATCTATGTGGTGCTGGCCCTGTTCCAGGGGCTGGCCAGCGTCGCCGGGACCCGCGCCGTGGTCACGCTCAACGCGCCGGTGGTGCAGCTGAACAGCGCCCTGATGGCGACCTGGATTGTCGATTTCGGTCGCCGCGGCCGGGGTAGTACGCGCGCGCTGCGCCGGACCGTGCTGCAGCGCGCCTTGTTCTACGCCGCCGCGGCGTTGCCGATCGTGGTGCTCGCCGGGTTCGTGGCTGGTCCGGTCATGCACCTGGTGTTTCGCGGCAAGTTCGATGCCGGCGCCTGGCTGATGCCGGTGTTCCTGCTGAGCTACGCGCTCAACGGCATCGAGGGCATGCTGACCAGCGCGATGAAGGCCAGCGGCATTTTTCGCGATGCCTATCTGCCGCACATGGTCGGCAGCGTCGGCGTCGGGATCGCCGCCCTCGCGCTGATCCCCCGTGCCGGCGCGCCCGGTGCTGCAGCCGCAGTACTGACCGGAGCGATCGCGGGCCTTGCCGCGGCTGCGTTCCTTTTCGCACGGGAGTGCCGGCGCAATGTCTGA